Proteins found in one Alteromonas macleodii genomic segment:
- a CDS encoding succinylglutamate desuccinylase/aspartoacylase domain-containing protein yields the protein MTTQVVKKHMVVAQNASGRNMNVPIYRMKGARPGPTVYIQSSIHGAEVQGNVVIYHLIQRLKDMDICGEIILVPNCNPIGTNIKAGEYTLGRFDPVNGTNWNRGYFFDKEAVKHFAKTVTREESIEGIKQRFRAHLSNAIDNKLAEPWGLGLAQQLNLKLQQMAVNADFVLDLHNGPVSTRHVYIPEYAKDSAKLFNIPHCIFIPNVFAGALDEASFCPWWTLQESIKTNLEREISFNVEAFTLEMGSQEVIDFNEGNIDATSILSYLNAKGVLHECDIKPKAMQRLGVYLKDYKTLFTNWGGMVEYMAKPGQTVKKGEPLAQILNIDDLDTDNGSRTLEAPCDLIPILHFPSASVLSGTQLYKVFTNYKEL from the coding sequence ATGACAACCCAAGTAGTAAAAAAACACATGGTAGTGGCGCAAAACGCGTCTGGACGTAACATGAACGTGCCAATTTATCGAATGAAAGGAGCGCGCCCTGGCCCCACCGTGTATATTCAAAGCTCTATTCACGGCGCTGAAGTGCAAGGCAACGTGGTAATTTACCATCTTATTCAGCGCTTAAAAGACATGGATATTTGCGGCGAAATTATCCTAGTGCCCAACTGTAATCCCATTGGCACTAACATTAAAGCCGGTGAGTACACGTTAGGCCGGTTCGATCCTGTGAACGGCACAAACTGGAACCGCGGCTATTTCTTCGATAAAGAAGCAGTTAAGCATTTCGCCAAAACGGTCACCCGTGAAGAGTCTATTGAAGGCATAAAACAACGTTTTCGCGCTCATTTATCTAACGCCATCGACAACAAACTGGCTGAACCCTGGGGCCTAGGACTAGCGCAGCAGTTGAACCTAAAGCTACAGCAAATGGCAGTAAATGCCGATTTCGTGTTAGATCTCCACAACGGCCCGGTGTCTACCCGTCACGTTTATATTCCCGAGTACGCCAAAGACAGTGCTAAGCTGTTTAACATTCCCCATTGTATTTTTATACCTAACGTATTTGCAGGTGCGCTAGACGAAGCGTCGTTCTGCCCGTGGTGGACACTGCAAGAAAGCATAAAAACTAATTTAGAGCGCGAGATTAGCTTTAACGTAGAGGCTTTCACGCTAGAAATGGGTAGCCAAGAAGTGATCGACTTTAACGAAGGTAATATAGACGCCACCAGTATTCTTAGCTACTTAAACGCTAAAGGTGTATTACACGAGTGTGACATTAAACCGAAAGCTATGCAGCGTTTAGGCGTGTATTTAAAAGACTATAAAACCCTGTTTACTAACTGGGGCGGCATGGTGGAGTACATGGCAAAACCAGGCCAAACGGTTAAGAAAGGTGAACCACTGGCGCAAATTCTAAATATAGACGATTTAGACACCGACAACGGCAGCAGAACGCTAGAAGCGCCTTGCGATCTGATCCCTATTCTGCATTTTCCTTCAGCTTCAGTATTGAGCGGAACACAGTTGTATAAGGTGTTTACGAATTACAAGGAGTTGTAG
- a CDS encoding type II toxin-antitoxin system Phd/YefM family antitoxin gives MKVELVTTLKRQATKILQDLHTSKEPVLITEHGQPSAYLVDVDDYEMMQKRMSILEGIAKGEQAIRNDDVSTNLQAKEKMDKWLK, from the coding sequence GTGAAAGTAGAATTAGTTACTACATTGAAGAGACAAGCCACAAAAATTCTGCAAGACCTGCACACTTCAAAAGAGCCTGTTTTGATTACTGAGCATGGTCAGCCATCAGCTTACTTAGTTGATGTTGATGATTATGAGATGATGCAGAAGCGCATGTCGATTCTGGAAGGTATTGCAAAAGGTGAGCAGGCAATAAGAAATGATGATGTTTCAACTAACCTGCAGGCCAAAGAGAAAATGGATAAATGGCTGAAATAG
- a CDS encoding type II toxin-antitoxin system RelE/ParE family toxin — MAEIVWSEPALNDLDKIAEYIAVSNLVAAKKLVKEVFAKVEILKEYPKSGKSVPELPSLNYRELYVKPCRIFYKFEDNKAFILHVMRHEQDLKRFLLDYR; from the coding sequence ATGGCTGAAATAGTATGGTCAGAACCTGCTCTAAATGACTTGGACAAGATTGCTGAATACATAGCGGTATCTAATTTAGTTGCGGCTAAGAAACTGGTTAAAGAAGTCTTCGCCAAAGTAGAAATACTTAAGGAATATCCTAAATCAGGAAAGTCAGTCCCCGAATTACCATCCCTCAATTACCGCGAGCTTTATGTAAAGCCCTGTCGAATTTTTTATAAATTTGAGGACAACAAAGCCTTTATTTTGCACGTAATGCGGCACGAACAAGATCTTAAGCGCTTTTTATTAGATTACCGTTAA